DNA sequence from the Streptomyces canus genome:
ACGCCCTCCTGCAGTCGCGCGAGGCGGGCGGCACCTGGGTGCTCGCGTTCTCGATGCCGCGGCACGCCCAGGAGACCCTCACCGCTCTGCGGGTCGCCCGCAGCGCCGGCCTCAAGGTCGCCCTCGTCACGGATCTGGCACTCGGGCACGTGGCGGACGAGGCGGACGTCCTCTTCACCACCGGCACGGGCTCCCGGCTGGTCTTCGACTCCTACGCGGCACCCGGTGTGATCGCCGCCGCCCTGCTCCAGGCCATGACCGACGCCGACCCCGAGCGCACCCAGGCACGGCTCGAGGAGTACGAACAGATCTCCGACCAGCACCAGTTCTTCCTCAGGGACTGACCCTTCCACCCCGGCCATACGGCTTCACAAGGGGACCATCCGTAATAAATCGAGCATGAATGTTTTCATACTCCTTGCCAAGCGGACGGCATATATAAATACTTCTCACGGATCACCCCGGGGATCACCCCGGGACCCGCCCGCACCCCTGTCCCCGTCCTCACCCCCCACACCGCCCGAGAGGGCTCCTGTACGGACATCCCGAGCCGTCGTCACCTACCCGCGTCGGCGCCCGGGATGTTCGATGGGCCTCGCCTGCACGCGAGCCCTTGGCGGCCCCGGTCATCCCCTAGACCGGGGCCGCACAACCCCTCGCACCACCCGCACGACGCCGTACACCCGGAAGCGAACACCATGCCCCTGACGACCACGCGGACCACCACCCGCACCGGCCCGGACTGGCCGTGCCAGGTCAAGACGCCCGGCAGCTACGACTGGGAGCGCTCCGCGGCCAAGTGGCTGCGCGAACTGGTGCCGGCGCGGTACGCGAGCTACCCGGCCCTGATGCGGCACACCGTACTCCTCGCCCGGCACGCGCAGATCCAGGTCCAGCACGAGATCCGGGTCGCCCGCACCGCACTGCAGACCGCCCGTGCGGACCTGCCGTCGCTCGGGCTGCCGGAGTCGGTCATCGAGCACACGATCAAGCTGTACGCCGCCGAGGTCCTGCAACTCCAGCACATCGCCCGCAGCATCCGCGCGGTCACCCAGGCCCTGGTCGACCACCACCACGGGCGCTGACCCTCCCCGAGGGCATGACCCACGCCGTACGTGGGACCCGTGGTGACCATGAGCACCACCGAAGTACGGCGCGGGGATCCGGTCACGACGGTCCTCACCTGGGAGGTGCGCCCCGGCCGGGAGCAGGAGTTCGAGCGCTGGACCCGCGGGATCACCCGCTGCGCCAGACGGTTCCCGGGCAATGAGGGCGTGTCCTGGCTGCGCCCCGAGGACGGTCACCGCTTCCACGCGGTGCTGCGCTGGTCCGACGCGCACCGGCTCACCGCCTGGCTGGAGTCGGACGAGCGGGCGGCCTGGCACGCACGGATCGACGACATCGCCGTCGAACTCGGCAGCGAACGGCAGTCGACCACCGGCCTCGAGACCTGGTTCAGCCTGCCCGGCACCACGGTGCGGCCCCCGGTCCGCTGGAAGATGGTGCTGACCACGTTCCTCGGCGCCTTCCCCTGCACGCTGCTGATCCAGTGGCTGGTCACGCCCCGCACGGCCGCCTGGCCGCTGCCGGTGCGGGCCGCGGTGTTCCCGGTGGTGCTGCTGCCGGTACTCACGTACCTGGTGATGCCACTTCTGAGCCGGCTGCTGCGAAGGTGGCTGTACCCGCCGCCCGATCACTGACCCCGCCGCGAACCGGGGCGCGCGGCCGGTTCCGTCAACCGGCGGGCTCACCGGTGCGTGGGACGTCTGGTGACAAGGGCACGATCGGCGCGTGGCGCATGTGCGATGCTCAACGCGTGATGAGCGAGTTCACCGACCCTTCACACGCCGGTATCGCGCCCGACATTGCCGCGCTGGCCAAGGTCGTGGCCAGACAACGTGCGGAAATGGACCGGTTGCGGGACCAGGTCGCCACCTCGGCGGTGCTGGAGCGGACCAAGGGCGCTCTCATGGCACTGACCGGGTGCACTCCGGACGCGGCCGGCGAGGAGCTGCTCCAGCGCGCCAAGGCCGGCAACCGCACCCCGCTGGCGGAGTGCTGGATCACCCTCGGCGCCCTGATGCCCCCGCTGCCCGGCGCCGCTCAGGATCCCCGCCCCGCCCACGGTTTTCCCGGCATACCCCTGGCCGCGGTTCCCGGGCCGGCCGGTCCGCGGGCCGTTCGGACCGGCGCCGCCGTCCCCACCGGGCGGGACACCTGCGACCCGGACGACGGCTTCTCCGCGCTCGGCCGCCTCGGCAAGGCCCTCGTCCATGTCGCCACCCCCCAGGACCTGGCCGCTTGTCTCCTGGAGGAACTCGCGGCGGACGTCGACGCCGACGCTCTCCTGCTCTTCCGTTCGCTGCCGGCCGGAGGGCTGGAAATGATCGGCCATGCCGGCATCGAAGCCACCCTGGCCACGCAGTGGGCCCGGGTTCCCCCGCTGAGCGGCATCCCCGCGCTCGACGCACTCCGGGCGCGGGAGCCCTGCTGGCTGGAGGACTTCGCGCGGGACCGGGAGCAGCACCTGCTCATAGGGGACCCGCCCGAGCGCTGGCTGTCCCGCGCCTGGCTGCCGGTGCCGACCGGCGACGGCGTCGATGTCTGCATGGGGATCCTGCGCGTGCGAGGCGGGCCGTTCTCACCACCGGCCCGGCAGCTGCTGCGGGCAGTCGCCCGGCTGTGTGCCGGATGGCTGCGGTCCTTCGGCCCCCGGTCGGAGCGCAGTACCGCCGCTTCGGTCGCCGCCGCCCAGGCCGTGTTCGACTCGCTGCCGGGCTCGGCGATGCTGCTCACGCCGCTGCGTGACCCCTCCGGAGAGGTCGAGGACTACCGCATCGACGCCGCCACCGCGGAGGCGGTCGACGTCGCGGGCCGCACCGGCAGGCAACTGCTCGGCCGACGGATCCTGGAGTGCTTCCCGAGCATGGCGCAGGAGGCGGTGTGGCACGGCTGCCTGCGCACGCTGGCCAGGGGCGAGCCGTTCGAGGGTGAGCCGTTCGCCTACCAGGAGGTCGTGGACGGCACCGCCGCACTGTCCACATACGCGGTGCACTCGGCCCGCCTCGGCGGCGCCCTGGTCGTCACCTGGGTCCGGCACGACTCCTCCGACCGGCAGGAACAGCGGCTGGCGGACGTGCAGCGGCTGGGGAACCTGGGCTGGGTCAACTGGAACCTGGTCACCGACGAGGGCAGCTGGTCCTCCCAGGCGTTCCTCGTCCTGAACCGGGATCCGGCGCTCGGACCGGTCCGGCTCGCCGACCTGCCGGAACTCGCGCTGCCCGAGGACGCCCCCGTGCTGGCCCGGGCCGTGCGCGACCTCGTCCTGACGGGGCGGCAGTTCGACGTCCCGTTCCGGGTCCGGAGCGGCGGCGGCGAGGTCCGCCATCTGCGGATGGTCGCCGAGGTGGTGGCGGACACCGACAACAAGCCCGCCGAGGTGCACGGCTTCGTCCAGGACCTCACCGCGCAGCGCAGCGCCGAGCTGGCCCTGGTCGAGAGTGAGCAGGCCATCGTGACGCAGCACGGCGTGCTGCGCGCCGAGCGCACCCTGGCCGCCCGCCTCCAGCACGCGCTGCTGCCGCTGCCGACCCGGCCGGTCCGCCTCGCCGGGCTGCGGGTCGAAGTGGCCTATCTGCCCGCCCAGTCGGGCATCCACGTCGGCGGCGACTGGTTCAGCGCCATCGAACTGCCCGACGGCGACGCCCTGTTCGTCGTCGGTGACGTCGCCGGCCACGGCATCGACGCCGTGGCCACGATGGCCCAACTGCGCTTCACCGCCAAGGGCATGGTCATCACGGGCTCGTCGCTGACCGGAGCGCTCGCCCGTCTCAACACCCTGCTGCTGCACTCGCGCGACTCCCACGGCACCGCGACCATGGTCCTGGCCCGCTACGACCCCGCTGAGCACTGCCTGGTGTGGGCCCAGGCCGGCCATCCGCCGCCGCTGCTGGTGCGGGACGGAGAGGTGCGGTATCTCCACCGCCCGCTCGGCATGCTGCTGGGGGCGTGCTCCGATCCGAACTTCGAGGAGGCGCGCTGCGTCCTGGAGCCGGGCGACCGGGTCCTCCTTTACACGGACGGCCTGGTCGAGCGCCCCTCGGAGGGCATCGACCGCGGTCTGGACCGGCTCGCCGCGGCGGTCGCGGCACACCACACGGACGAGCCCGGCACCCTGGTCCCGCTGCTGACCTCGGTGCTGGAGGGCGAGCGGCGCGACGACGTCTGCGTCGTGGACATCCGGGTGCCGTCCGGGCCGGAGTGAACCCCCGGGACGCGCACGGTGCTTCGGTCCCGGCTCAGTCCGCCGGGTGGCCGGGCGAGATGGAGGTCGTGTCGGAGAGCCGCAGCAGCTTCGCTCCCCCGGTGTCCTCGCGCTCGCCCCACACCTGGGGCTCCAGGACGAACCCGACGTGGTCACCGCCGTCGGCGCGCAGCACGACCGTGCCGACGAACCAGGCCGCCGCGTCCTCCAGTACGACGGCCCCGCCGGCCTCCTCCCGCCACGGGACCCGGGCGAACTTGTCCGTCCTGTCCCCGGTCTCCCCGCCGAACAGCTCAGCGAGACCACGCTGTTCGCGGGTGAGGAGATGGACGGCGAGGCGGCTCGCGGTGCGGGCGACCCGATAGGTGCGATTGGCCTTCGACAGCCACACCACGTACCGCACGGGCTCGATCGAGCACTGGGAGGCGAATCCGACGAGACAGCCCGCGCGGTCGCCGTCCGTCGCGGCGGTCACGACGCACATGTCGGGGTCGAGCCGGTCGATGAAGGCGTCCATGACCGCCATCCTCTTCGATCAGCCGCCGCCCGTGCGGGACTCCAGGTCGCGTCGTGTGTCGTCGCCGTACACCCCGTCCTCGTCGCCGCGGATGCCGTACCAGAGCTGGAAGCGGGCCACGGCGGCGGTCAGGGTCGAGTCGTAGGTGCCGTCGGTGGAGCCGTTGTCGTAGACGTTCGGGATACGCAGCAGGCGCTCCTGCAGGTCGGTGACTTCGGGGCCGTTGTCTCCCTCGCGGAGGGTGCCGGGCCCGTCGGGGTCGGTGGCGCCGGAGGCGGTCGGGGTGGGTGTGGGGGTCGCGGAGGCGGTAGCGGTGGGCTGCGGGGCCGCCGCCGCGGTGCTCTCTCCACGGTCGGCCAGCAGGAGGGCACCGCCGAAGCCGATCACCGCGGCCGCGGTCACGGCCGCCGCGATCGCCGTGCGGCGCAGTCCGGGCACCCGCCCGCGGGGGATGTCACGGGAGCGGCGGGTGCGGTCGTGGTCCCTGACCGGTGGCAGTTCCTGGGTCGCGTCCTCGGCTCCCGACGGCGGACCGGGCAGCGCGATGGACTCGTATCCGACGGCCGCTCGGGGCGGCAGGTCCTTGAGCAGCTCCGCGAGCGCGTCGGTGCGGCGCGGGCGCAGCACCCGGATGGGTTCGATGGGCTGCCCGTCCGGCGGCGCCCCTCGGTCGGACGGTGTCGGCATCCTGGTCTCCTTCCGTCCCGTGCACACGGGTCTGGGCCGTCCCCCAGGGAGTGATACGGCGCCGCGGGCCCGGGAGTTCAGCGCTTGCGCTCTGTTCGCCCGGGCGTCCGCTCACCTGGACACGGAGGCGAGGAACCCGTGCAGGGATGCCTTCATCACCGCGACGAAGGCGTCCCTGCCCCCGTCGTCGAGGGCGTCCAAGGACAAGTACGGATTGAGGTCCTCCAGCTCGACCAGCAGGAGTGCGCCGTCCGGGGCCCGGCAGGCGTCCACACGCTGGATGCCGTGGCCGAGGGCGTTCCAGTGGATGAAGCGCCGGGCGAACTCCAGGTCCTCGGGGGTGGGCCCGTACGGCTCCAGCGCCCAGCGCCGGTCGGCGTGCGGGGCGTACAGGGCGTACTGGAAGTCGTGGTCGACGAAGTAGAAGGACACCTCGTAGGCGAAGTCGACGCACGGCTGGACGAGGACGTGCCCGTCGATGTGGTCGCGCACCTCGTCGGCGGGCACGATCCGCAGTCCTATGGAGTCGGCGCCGAGTCTGGATTTGACGACGTACCGGTCCGTCACGGGCAGCCGGTCCAGGTCCTCGGCGCGGTCGACGGTCGGGATGACCGGGTACCCCGCGGCTGTGAGGTCGAGCAGGTACTGCTTGCCCGCCATGTCGGCCTTGCCGGACAGGGGGTTGTACACGCGCGTGCCGTTTCGCAGCGCCCGCTCGCGGAAGGCGTCGTACGCCTCCTGGTAGGCCAGGACCGGCCCGCTGTTGCGGACGACGACGGCGTCGAAGCCGTCCGCCAACGCGGACGCGTCCCGGGGATGGCACAGGGCGAGGTCGAAGTCCTCCCTGAGACGCGAGGTGAGGAAGATGTCCTCGTCGCAGTAGCGGCGCCCGCGGGCCTGGTAGGCCAGATCGGTGACGTACAGGAGAGTGGGGCGGGGCATGTGGGCTCCTCGGCGGGCGGGAGCCGATCGTATGCGGCGGCCCTCCTACCGGACAACGCCAGCAACAGCACTCAGTTCCCTCATAGGACTGCACCCAGTGCCATGTGACCGGTTCAGGTGCTACGTTCGCGACCATGAGCTCCACCAAGCCCGCCATGCGGGACGCGCTGGTCGCGGCCGCCTTCCAGCTGTTCCTGGAACGGGGTTACGAGCAGACCACCGTCGACGACATCGTCGCGCTCGCCGGAGTCGGCCGCCGCTCGTTCTTCCGGTACTTCCCGTCCAAGGAGGACGTGGTCTTCCCCGACCACGAGCGCTGCCTGGCCGACATGACGGCCTTCCTGGCGGCGAGCGACCCCGGGTGCGACCCGCTCGAGCGGGTCTGCGAGGCGGTGCGGCTGGTCCTGCGCATGTACACCGAGAACCCGACCTTCTCCGTGCAGCGATACCGCCTCACCAAGCAGGTGCCCGGCCTGCGCGCCTACGAGCTGTCCGTGGTGTGGCGCTACGAGCGCGCCTTCGCGGAGTATCTGCGCGGGCGCCTGAAAGGGCTGCACGACGGGACGCTCCGGGCCGATGTGATCGCCGCCGCCGTGGCCGCGGCGCACAACAACGCCCTGCGCTCCTGGCTGCGCTCGGACGGGCACGGCGACGCGGAGCAGGCGGTGGAGCACGCGCTCGGCTATGTGCAGGCCGCGTTCGGGGCGGCGGGCGCGCCGTCCGCCGACGAGCCGCCGGAGGACGTGGTGGTGATCGTCTCCCGCCGCGGCGCCCCTCTGTGGCGTGTGGTCCAACAGATCGAGTCCACGCTCGAGCGGGACTGAGCCGGACCGGGCGGACGGCACAGGGAACCGTGCCGCCCGCCCAGCGGCCGCTCAGGTCTGGCACTGCGCCGCGCCGGCGGTGGACCAGCCGCTCCAGACGCCCCCGTCGGCGCGGGCGTGTACACGGATCTCGACCTTCACGGGCCCGCACACCCGGGTCGAGCTGCCCACCTCCGCGGGCTCGACGGTCCCCCCTGCCGGGACATAGGTGCGACCACTGCCCAGCTTCACCCAGTGACCACCGTCGACGACCCGGAAGAACGCCTCGGCCCCGTGTTGCGCGCCTTGACGTACGCCGTCATCTCCCGCGTGGAGATGGGGCCTTCCTTGCCGCGCTGGGCACTGATGCAGCCATTGACGGCCACCCGGCCGGTGGACGCGACCGCGCTCAGGACCGTTCCGATACGCCGGACATGAATCTTCACTCCAACGGAAGATGAGGGTACCGAGTACCTTTACGGCCGACACTCAGTGCCATACGCTGAAGCCGTGCACGGTGGCACAGGGAGCCGCGCACGTCCGTGCACGGTTACCCGAGCACGTGGGATTCCGGCCGAGCGCAGGGAGTTGACCAGCGTGTACCACCACTCAGGAAACATTGCTCGTCGGACAGCCGGTTCCGCGACGGGCGTACTCGAGCCCGTCGCCCCGGCCACGGACGCGATCCTCTTCCAGCGCTGCACCTGGTGCGGCACGGCGATGTACCACCGCCTGCTGTGTCCGGTCTGCCAGTGCGGCGACCTGCGCACGGAGCGCAGCGAGGGCGTGGGCACGGTGCGCCACTCCACGGTGGTCCACCGCAACACCCCCGTCGCGCGCAATGTGTCGCTGATCGAGCTGACCGAGGGCTTCGTCGTCCGGGGCCGGGTCATGGGTCCGCCCGCCGCGATCCACAGCGGTGACCGGGTCCGGATGTCGACGGTCAAGGACCCGGTCCGCGGCGAGCCGGTCTTCCAGCTGCTCGACGAGCCCTACCGCGCCTGGCACTGACGAGACGTCAGCCCTTTTCGGCGCACCGGGACTTCGGCCTCACCACACCCCCGGGATCAGATCCCGCACCCGCACGGGCCGCCCCGTCTCGAAGCACCGGTTGGCGGCGAGCCCCACCCCCAGCGCCAGGGCGCCGTCCCGTTCGGTGGCTGTCGGATGGGTCGCGGCACCGGCGTCCTCACGCACCGGACCCCTACCGGGCTCCACGGGCCCGAAGAGCGCGTCGAGCATGCGTGGGTCGCCCCCGCCGTGGGCCTCGTGGGCGGTGACGAGCGGGACGTCGACCGGGGGCTGCCACAGGGGCCGCAGGGTCAGACGCGCGCCGCCCGCGTGGTCGGCCGCGGTGTCCCCGTGCACCGCGCCGCTCGCCGAGGTGACACCGGTCAGGGGTGTCTGCCAGCGGCTCTCCTCCACCTCCAGTTCCAGACGGCCCCCGCTGCCGTTGAACATGACCCGGTAGCCCTCCCACGGGGAGTAGGCGGTGAGGTGGTACGTCATCGTCGCGCCCCGGGTGTGGCGGACGAGGAGCGCCATGTCGTCCTCGATGGTGACGGGCCCGTCGAAGACGTTGCGGTCGCGGACGTATCCGTCGTCCCGCTCGGCGTCCAGGTACAGGGCCCGCAGGGTGTCGTCGGCGGCGAGGTCGAGGGCGAAGGGGTCGTCGGCGGCCGGATCCGCCCCGTGGGCCCGGGTGTAGTCGCGGCGCAGACCGTGGCGTTCGCCCGCCGCACGGCCGTAGAAGCCGAGCCGCCCGAAGCCGAAGACGTCCTGCGGCTCGTCGGCGAGCCACCAGTTGACCAGGTCGAAGTGATGGCTCGCCTTGTGGACCATGAGGCCGCCGCTCAGGTGCTTCTCGCGGTGCCAGCGGCGGAAGTAGTCCGCGCCGTGCCGGGTGTCGAGGAGCCATTCGAAGTGGACGGAGAGGATCTCGCCGATCGCCCCGTCGGCGATCAGGGCGCGGACCTTCTCGTGCACGGGGTTGAAGCGGTAGTTGAAGGCGACGGTGAGGGAGTTGCCGGTGGACCTGACCGTGTCCAGGATGCGGGCGCAGCGGTCCGCGTCGACGGTCATCGGCTTCTCGGTGACCACCCGGCAGCCCGCTTCCAGGGCCGGGACGATGTAGCGGTCGTGCTCGGCGTCGACGGTGGTGACGACGACCTCGTCGATGCCCTCCTTGGTGAGGAGCTCGGTGAAGTGTTCGGGCTGCCACTGGGCGGCGGCGGGTTCGCCGGCCTCGGCGAGCAGCCGGTTGTGGAAGGCCATACGGGTCGGGCTGGGATCGCACAGGGCGGCGACTTGGTGGCCGGGGCGGGCGGCGAGGGCCCGGGTGAACAGCTGTGCGCGGTGGCCGGTGCCGACGACGGCCGCGCGGAGGTGAGGAGTTCGGCTCATGGAAAGCGCTTCCCCCGTCGTGTGATCCGCTAGTCCCCACGACTGCGCTGGCTTGATCGCGTCGCTCGCCCGCGATCGGTGTCTGCGCACAGACAACCCACAGACGCCCCTCCCCCGTCCTAGGTGACGCGAGAGGCGCCCGGGACCGACGGGACGTCTGCGCACGGGGATTTGAGGAGAGAACCATTGATCCGTGCCCGGCGAATATGTGTGACCGCCGTGGCGGTGCTGGCGGCCCTGGCGGGCTCGCCAGTGCTGGCCCAGGCCGAACAGCCGCACAAATCGGGGACGTTGAGCGCGACGGACGACAACCCGCTTCCGCCCGGGTGGCGGATCGACGGGGAGAGCGGGGCGCGTGAGCTGGTCTGGCGGGCGCCGAAGACGGTGCCCATGGGGGATGCGCGGGTCGAGTTCCGCACGGGGGACCGGCTGCTCGGGGTGCCGAAGCCGGCAAGGGACGGGCGGACCTTCCGTCTGGCCCTCGACGAGGCGCGGCCCGCGCAGCTGTCGGATCTTCAAGTGACGGCCGCGGGGCGCCGGTTGGACGCGGCGGACGATGACACGCACAAGTCCGGCCCGCGCGGGGCACGGGTGCCCGCGCAGGCGCCGGCGAACGGCGTTGATCCGGGCAGACCCGGCTCGTACCGCACCGTCACCGGTGAGTACGACCTCGACCCCGTGCGCCTGCCGGGGTTCGCCACTCCGGTCGAGATGCGTGCCCAGGTGGTGGCACCGAAGGGTGCCACCGGCAGCCGGCCGCTCGCGCTGTTCCTGCACGGCCGCCACAGCACCTGCTACAAGCCGGGCACCGAGGACGACATCACCGGCGACTGGCCCTGCGCGGACGGCTACAAGCCGATCCCCAGCGACAAGGGCTACCTGGCCGACCAGCAACTGCTGGCCTCCCAGGGCTATGTGACGGTGTCGATCTCGGCGAACGGCATCAACGCCCAGGACTGGCAGGCCGAGGACGCCGGCGCGCAGGCGCGTTCCTCGCTGGTACGCCAGCACCTCGCCCGCTGGGCCGACTGGTCCGCCCACCGCTCCACCGCCCCGGCCGTGGTGCGCGAGGCCGCGAAGGCCGACCTCTCCCGGGTCCTGCTCGTGGGCCACTCGCGCGGCGGCGAGGGCGTCAACCGGGCCGCCATGGACAGCCTCTACCCGCCGCCCGCCGCCGAGGACGGCTACAAGGGCCCGGTGCGCTGGAAGGTGCGCGGGACGGTGCTCGTCGGACCGACGATCTTCGGCCAGAATCCGGTCGCCGACGTGCCGAACGTGACGCTCCTGCCCGGCTGCGACGGCGATGTGTCGGACCTCCAGGGCGAGGACTTCGTCGACGGGACCCGTGGCGTCAGCCGGGGCACCGCGTTGCACAGCGCGGTCTACATCGTCGGCGCCAACCACAACTACTTCAACAGCGAGTGGACCCCCGGCGTGGCCGAGGCGCCGGCCTCGGACGACTTCTGGACCGACCCCGAGCAGTCGGACCCGGTGTGCTCGCCGGGCGCCGCGACCCGGCTCACCGCCGCCCAGCAGCACAAGGCGGGCTCCACGTACATCGCCGCCGCGGCCCGGCTCTTCCTCGCCGGGGACGACCGGGTACGTCCGCTGCTCGACGGTTCCGGCAAGCGGGCCCCGTCCGCGGACCCGGCCCGGGTGCTGACCCACGCGGTCGGCGGCCGCCGCAGCGGTGGCTTCCTGCCGGACGGCGGGGCGAAGGTGACCGGCGCCCGGCTGTGTTCGGCGATCGATCCCGACCCGGCCGTGGCCTGCCTGGACCCGGAGACCCCCGGATCGTCACCGCACTTCGCGTTTTGGGAGACGGAACAGGAGACCGGCCGCAGCGCGGTGGACCTGAAGTGGTCCGCGCCGGGCACGGCCGCGCGTATCACCCCGGCCAAGCCGCTCTCCCTGCGCGACTCCCAGAAGCTCGCGCTCCGGGTCTTCGTACCGCCGAACACCACCGGCACCAAGTTCGACGTGTCCGTCACCGACGCCTCCGACCGCCGGGTGACGCTGGGTTCGGTCCAGGTGGACGGACTCCCCGGCACCGAGAGCACCGCCTCCTACTGGGCGCAGGAGCTGCGCGTCCCGCTGACGGCGGCGACCCGGGCCGGACTCGATCTCCGGCACGTCAAGTCCCTTGAGCTGACGCCCCGTTCGCCGTCCGGGCGGGCCTGGCTGATGGACGCCTGGGGCTGGGCGCCCGGCACTGCGGCGGTGAAGGCGGCCGCACTGCCGCGCGTCGACGTGGGCCGCACGATCGTCAAGGAGGGCGACTCGGGCACCCGCACCTACCGGATCCCGGTCAAGATCTCCGGGCACGGCAGCGGACAGGTCCGCGTGTACCTCCTCGACCCGGACAGCGGCCGGGCCGAGAACCGCCTCGTGACCGTACGGCCCGGCAGCGACGCGATCGACGTGCCGGTCCAGGTGAAGGGCGACACGGTCTACGGCGACGACGTGGAGCACGACATCGCCGTCAAGGCCGTCCACAACGCCGTCGTCGGCAAGCACCGGGGCGGGCTCACCGTCGAGAACGACGACCCCGAGCCGGTGATCACCCTGTCGCCGGTCGCGGACCGGGTGACCGAGGGAGAGACGCTGACCTGGCGGCTGTCCGTGGACGCGCCCACGGCGGCGGACATCTGGACGCCGGTGCGGGTGCTTCCCGTCACCGAGGGCGCCGAGCTGTCCACCAAGGACGTGGACCCGCAGTGGCTCCAGGACTGGTCGGGTGACGTGCCCGACCCCGAGCGGCCGCTGTCCGACGCGAACCTGTGGGTCTGGCTGAACATCCCGCCCGGGAGCACCAGCGTGGATTTCGTCGTGCCGACCGTGCGGGACCAGGTGGCCGAGCCGACGGAG
Encoded proteins:
- a CDS encoding antibiotic biosynthesis monooxygenase; the encoded protein is MSTTEVRRGDPVTTVLTWEVRPGREQEFERWTRGITRCARRFPGNEGVSWLRPEDGHRFHAVLRWSDAHRLTAWLESDERAAWHARIDDIAVELGSERQSTTGLETWFSLPGTTVRPPVRWKMVLTTFLGAFPCTLLIQWLVTPRTAAWPLPVRAAVFPVVLLPVLTYLVMPLLSRLLRRWLYPPPDH
- a CDS encoding SpoIIE family protein phosphatase → MSEFTDPSHAGIAPDIAALAKVVARQRAEMDRLRDQVATSAVLERTKGALMALTGCTPDAAGEELLQRAKAGNRTPLAECWITLGALMPPLPGAAQDPRPAHGFPGIPLAAVPGPAGPRAVRTGAAVPTGRDTCDPDDGFSALGRLGKALVHVATPQDLAACLLEELAADVDADALLLFRSLPAGGLEMIGHAGIEATLATQWARVPPLSGIPALDALRAREPCWLEDFARDREQHLLIGDPPERWLSRAWLPVPTGDGVDVCMGILRVRGGPFSPPARQLLRAVARLCAGWLRSFGPRSERSTAASVAAAQAVFDSLPGSAMLLTPLRDPSGEVEDYRIDAATAEAVDVAGRTGRQLLGRRILECFPSMAQEAVWHGCLRTLARGEPFEGEPFAYQEVVDGTAALSTYAVHSARLGGALVVTWVRHDSSDRQEQRLADVQRLGNLGWVNWNLVTDEGSWSSQAFLVLNRDPALGPVRLADLPELALPEDAPVLARAVRDLVLTGRQFDVPFRVRSGGGEVRHLRMVAEVVADTDNKPAEVHGFVQDLTAQRSAELALVESEQAIVTQHGVLRAERTLAARLQHALLPLPTRPVRLAGLRVEVAYLPAQSGIHVGGDWFSAIELPDGDALFVVGDVAGHGIDAVATMAQLRFTAKGMVITGSSLTGALARLNTLLLHSRDSHGTATMVLARYDPAEHCLVWAQAGHPPPLLVRDGEVRYLHRPLGMLLGACSDPNFEEARCVLEPGDRVLLYTDGLVERPSEGIDRGLDRLAAAVAAHHTDEPGTLVPLLTSVLEGERRDDVCVVDIRVPSGPE
- a CDS encoding flavin reductase family protein, producing MAVMDAFIDRLDPDMCVVTAATDGDRAGCLVGFASQCSIEPVRYVVWLSKANRTYRVARTASRLAVHLLTREQRGLAELFGGETGDRTDKFARVPWREEAGGAVVLEDAAAWFVGTVVLRADGGDHVGFVLEPQVWGEREDTGGAKLLRLSDTTSISPGHPAD
- a CDS encoding peptidoglycan-binding domain-containing protein, encoding MPTPSDRGAPPDGQPIEPIRVLRPRRTDALAELLKDLPPRAAVGYESIALPGPPSGAEDATQELPPVRDHDRTRRSRDIPRGRVPGLRRTAIAAAVTAAAVIGFGGALLLADRGESTAAAAPQPTATASATPTPTPTASGATDPDGPGTLREGDNGPEVTDLQERLLRIPNVYDNGSTDGTYDSTLTAAVARFQLWYGIRGDEDGVYGDDTRRDLESRTGGG
- a CDS encoding TetR family transcriptional regulator; this encodes MSSTKPAMRDALVAAAFQLFLERGYEQTTVDDIVALAGVGRRSFFRYFPSKEDVVFPDHERCLADMTAFLAASDPGCDPLERVCEAVRLVLRMYTENPTFSVQRYRLTKQVPGLRAYELSVVWRYERAFAEYLRGRLKGLHDGTLRADVIAAAVAAAHNNALRSWLRSDGHGDAEQAVEHALGYVQAAFGAAGAPSADEPPEDVVVIVSRRGAPLWRVVQQIESTLERD
- a CDS encoding Zn-ribbon domain-containing OB-fold protein, translated to MYHHSGNIARRTAGSATGVLEPVAPATDAILFQRCTWCGTAMYHRLLCPVCQCGDLRTERSEGVGTVRHSTVVHRNTPVARNVSLIELTEGFVVRGRVMGPPAAIHSGDRVRMSTVKDPVRGEPVFQLLDEPYRAWH
- a CDS encoding Gfo/Idh/MocA family protein yields the protein MSRTPHLRAAVVGTGHRAQLFTRALAARPGHQVAALCDPSPTRMAFHNRLLAEAGEPAAAQWQPEHFTELLTKEGIDEVVVTTVDAEHDRYIVPALEAGCRVVTEKPMTVDADRCARILDTVRSTGNSLTVAFNYRFNPVHEKVRALIADGAIGEILSVHFEWLLDTRHGADYFRRWHREKHLSGGLMVHKASHHFDLVNWWLADEPQDVFGFGRLGFYGRAAGERHGLRRDYTRAHGADPAADDPFALDLAADDTLRALYLDAERDDGYVRDRNVFDGPVTIEDDMALLVRHTRGATMTYHLTAYSPWEGYRVMFNGSGGRLELEVEESRWQTPLTGVTSASGAVHGDTAADHAGGARLTLRPLWQPPVDVPLVTAHEAHGGGDPRMLDALFGPVEPGRGPVREDAGAATHPTATERDGALALGVGLAANRCFETGRPVRVRDLIPGVW